TCGAGCTTTTACTCAGAGACCATCCTGATAAAATCATCTCCGTAACCAGCATATGTTGCAGTGAAGGAAAGACCTTCACCTCAATAAATCTCTGTAAGACACTGGTTGAAATGGATTACAAAGTACTCCTTGTTGATACCAGCACGTCAAACCCTAGCATTGAGAAACACTTCGGATTGACAAATAATACAGGTTTGTCAAAAATTAGCTGCACGATTTCTAATACAACACTTACGATACATCAGAACGTCATCCCTGGACTGGATATAACTACAGACTGTCACGGTCAAAAATACCCTGTAAAGACTGAAAAGTTTAGACAGATATTAGAGGAACTCAAACAGAATTATAATTTTATCTTAGTCGACACTGAGGCGTTAATTACGCCAAGTAAGTCCTCAGCACTCTCCCTAAGTAATGTCATAGTAGTCATTGAAAGTGGTAAGATAAGAAAAAAAGTATTGGTCGAGATGCTCTCCATGTTAAAAAAAGCTGGTGTTGTAAACATTGGCATTGTCCTGAATAAGATAGATGCTGTTTATATTAGAGGATATTTCAAACAGGTTACATTTTTTTTCCCTGAAAATGTGTAATTGGTAATCTTATCGATTTAAAAAAAGAAAGGAGAAATATATGAGAAATGTTTTTTTTGTGTTTGCTTTCAACCTTATTTTTTTATTGATTATTATACCTGCATTTTCTTATGATAACGATCTGCTCCTAAAGATAAACATGATCAGAAAAGATGTCAAAACAAAAAAAACAGATAGCTCCAATCTGATTGAGCGCATGATAGTTCTTAGACAATGGACGAGACTACTTATGGAAAGCGGTGAAGACGTTGAATCCATATTTCCCAAAAACACTTCGATAGAGCTTGAGAAGCTGGCTAAAGAAGATACTCAAAAAGCAGCATATATGGTAGACAGTATATATAAGAAATTTGAGCAACTTTTTGCAAACAAAGAACTGAAGCCAAGAGGTGGCAACTCATCACAAACCTTCGGCTCATCTCAACAGCAACCAGGGATACAATCTCAAGCAATGCAATACAATTCATCTCAGGTAAGCCTGAGTGAAAGTGAAATCTTGACGATACGCCAGGATGTTAAGAGTGAACCAACTAATTCAACAAACCTTGATAAACGCGTAAATTTGCTTGAACAGTGGGCAAAACAGCTTCGCAACCAAAATGAAAACGCCAAAAAAATCTACACAAATGAAAGCACAATGGTGTTAAGGGGGCTTTCAAAGGAAGCCCCGTCAAAGGCTATGCCAATTGTAGACAGCTTGTTTGCCGACTTAGAAGCGCTTTTAAACAATACTTTCAAGCCTAAGACCAAACCAGTTGTAAAAAAAACAGTGCCATTTGATATTTTAATAAACGCAAAACGTGTTAGGGTGTCCGAGGGAGTACCTTCTTCCGAAACCGGAGCATCTTTTAAAAGTTACCCCACGGATTTTAAAACATACGAAATAGATGTACGGGACGGCAAGCTAAGGGTAGATTTGGGGCAGATACCTTTATATATAGAACCTATAGAACAGGCTGATATGCGCTGTAAAGCAACAAAGGATTCACCATTTGTTATGATCTCACCGGAGGTAGAGGCCTTAACAGACCTGAAGGCGCCACAGTACGCCGCTGTGTATGCTGCTGACCTAGGTTTTAAGTGGATCAGGTTCATTGGGGCGACAGGTATTAATTTTTCCATATACCGGTACGGCGGGCCAGGGTTTTCCTCTGGAAGTGCATACTTGGATCAGCTTAAGTTCCTATACGATGACGCTATGGCAAAGGGGCTTTTCGTTATTCCTACCATCCATCCAGTCAGCGAAGGTTCACCATCGGGGAAACGCATTTTCGACAGTGAGACTGAAAAACAGTACAAAGATTTTGTTAAAGCTGTATTAAATAAATTCCCCCATATCAAGTACTATTTCGTAGAAACCGAGGCCGACCACAAGATGTCTCCTGTGGATTACGCCATCTCTCTGGCTGCAACAAGCAAAGTTATGAGGGAACAATGTTCCGATTGTAAAATAATCACAGCAGGATATGTTTCACCGGAACTCCCTTTCTACAAAGAGGTCTTTGAGCAGTTAAACAAAATGAATATTAAAAATGCATTAGATGCATTTGACTTCTGGCATGCCTTTAGCTACATAAATGTCTATAATGGTAACTATACAGAGTACGAAATGATGAAAAGACAATACGCTGACTCTTTGAACTTACTCTCACAGAATGGATATAAAGACACTCAAATTTGGCTAGGTGAGACAAGTTTTCCAAGTGATACACATAATCCTTATGCCACCGGCTATTCCGAGCAAAAGCAGGCATCTGACGTTATAGCCAGACACACCATATTAATTTCCCTTGGGGTTAAAAAAATAAACTGGAACTATATCATCGATCCATACAAGGATGGCGGTGATTACAGTTACTTCGATTATGTAGGGTTTATACACAATACAAAAAATAAAGGACTCTCCGGCCGAAAGCTCTCCTACTATACGTACAAATTAATGATTGAGAAGTTTAGCTGTTTTGAAAATGCTGTAGCCACAAAATTGCCAGTTACCGGTGGAGTAGATGGATACAGGTTTGATAAAAACGGCAAGACACTTATTGTGGTATGGCAAGATATCCAATAATTAAATTTTTATCTATATCAAATTCACACGACAGGTTAATCTTCTTACTCAGTATTGTAGTTGCAGTCCTTTTCGGCGTGTCTTATTGTCTTAGCCCATATTTGCTGGTTATTTTAACTTCTACCATTACACTTGTTGTACTTTTGCTTGCTGGACCTGAAGTCTGTCTTCATGTGGTCATACTGACCTTTTTCATTGAATTTACCAGCATAAATATAATCATTTCAGAAACTAAGGATGCCGCCAATTACCCTTTATGCTTTTTTTTCATGCTTCTCACACTGCTTAGCATCTTTATTGAAAAAGCTATAAAAAATAAGGCAAGATGGCAGACTGCTCCTTTGGATTATATTATACTGATCATTGTGTTTTACATGAGTATCAGTATTTTGTGGGGACCTTCGACTAAGCTAGGTATTTTATTTTATTTTCAATTACTCTTCGGTGTGCTGCTTTATTTTCTTCTCACGGCAGTAGTTGTAAATGAAGCTGTATTAATGCGTCTGTCAATATCGCTATTGATATCAGGGCTTTTATTTTCAGTGTCGGTATTTGTCTCTCAAAATTATGAGTTTTATCGTGAATACAGGATGACTGAATTAATATCAAAGGAAGTGATACTGTCTCTTTATAGAATGAGAAAAGTACTTAATCGTACCTCAGGTCTTGGTATGCCCATAACAGCTTCATTCTTGGTGCTAACATCAATAATTAATATAGCGATGTTTTTTTATACAAGCAGGAAGTTGCTAAAACTTATTAATATACTTATACTTTCCGCTTCGGTCTATGCAATAATAGTTTTAGGCACAAGAGGGGCATTTGTGTCTCTCATAGCTTCTACTGTGATGTTTTTCTTTGTTCATCCGATTTATAAAATACGTTTTATAAAGTATTGTCTGTGTTTCTTCGCATTATATGGAATAATAGTTATATTTATAGCTCCAGGGTTTCTCGACAGGATTTTAATTGGGTTTGGTTATAGGGGAGACACATTATTCACAAATATCAGCACAATGTCTCAAAAAGGCAGTGACCTAAAGGTAGGTAGTAAGTCTGCACTTTCTAGTCAGAAAGAGGGAATATCAG
Above is a genomic segment from Nitrospirae bacterium YQR-1 containing:
- a CDS encoding O-antigen ligase family protein; the protein is MARYPIIKFLSISNSHDRLIFLLSIVVAVLFGVSYCLSPYLLVILTSTITLVVLLLAGPEVCLHVVILTFFIEFTSINIIISETKDAANYPLCFFFMLLTLLSIFIEKAIKNKARWQTAPLDYIILIIVFYMSISILWGPSTKLGILFYFQLLFGVLLYFLLTAVVVNEAVLMRLSISLLISGLLFSVSVFVSQNYEFYREYRMTELISKEVILSLYRMRKVLNRTSGLGMPITASFLVLTSIINIAMFFYTSRKLLKLINILILSASVYAIIVLGTRGAFVSLIASTVMFFFVHPIYKIRFIKYCLCFFALYGIIVIFIAPGFLDRILIGFGYRGDTLFTNISTMSQKGSDLKVGSKSALSSQKEGISGTSARLRMWKEGLTYMKKHPLTFIFGLGIAGFVYVSTNTVNEVHGLIVSFFFEMGVIGVFFEIVLFYILFITMSQVKKYLDNSFISNMTLASAVTLLSIISLYGLIDFDLTSHISRYIWFFLGFYMACFNLLKKKVERDSGTPK